From one Plasmodium knowlesi strain H genome assembly, chromosome: 11 genomic stretch:
- a CDS encoding elongation factor 1-alpha, putative — MGKEKTHINLVVIGHVDSGKSTTTGHIIYKLGGIDRRTIEKFEKESAEMGKGSFKYAWVLDKLKAERERGITIDIALWKFETPRYFFTVIDAPGHKDFIKNMITGTSQADVALLVVPAEVGGFEGAFSKEGQTKEHALLAFTLGVKQIVVGVNKMDTVKYSEDRYEEIKKEVKDYLKKVGYQADKVDFIPISGFEGDNLIEKSDKTPWYKGRTLIEALDTMEPPKRPYDKPLRIPLQGVYKIGGIGTVPVGRVETGILKAGMVLNFAPSAVVSECKSVEMHKEVLEEARPGDNIGFNVKNVSVKEIKRGYVASDTKNEPAKGCSKFTAQVIILNHPGEIKNGYSPVLDCHTAHISCKFLNIDSKIDKRSGKVVEENPKSIKSGDSALVSLEPKKPMVVETFTEYPPLGRFAIRDMRQTIAVGIIKAVEKKEPGAVSAKNPAKK; from the coding sequence atgggaaaggaaaaaacacatatTAACTTAGTCGTTATCGGCCATGTCGATAGTGGAAAATCCACGACCACGGGTCACATTATTTACAAATTGGGAGGTATTGATAGGAGAACCATTGAGAAGTTCGAAAAGGAATCGGCCGAAATGGgtaaaggaagttttaagtACGCATGGGTGTTGGATAAACTTAAGGCTGAAAGAGAAAGAGGTATCACCATTGATATTGCCTTATGGAAGTTCGAAACCCCCAGGTACTTCTTCACCGTTATTGATGCCCCAGGCCACAAGGAtttcattaaaaatatgattACCGGTACATCACAGGCTGACGTGGCTCTGTTGGTTGTTCCAGCTGAGGTAGGTGGTTTCGAGGGTGCTTTCTCAAAGGAAGGTCAAACCAAAGAGCATGCTTTGTTAGCCTTCACCCTTGGTGTGAAACAAATCGTTGTTGGTGTTAACAAAATGGACACTGTTAAATATTCCGAAGATAGATATGAGGAAATTAAGAAAGAAGTCAAAGATTACTTGAAGAAAGTTGGATACCAAGCTGACAAGGTTGACTTTATTCCAATTTCCGGTTTTGAGGGTGATAACCTCATTGAGAAATCTGACAAGACCCCATGGTATAAGGGAAGAACTCTAATTGAAGCTCTTGATACCATGGAGCCACCCAAGAGACCATATGACAAGCCTTTAAGAATTCCACTCCAGGGTGTATACAAAATCGGTGGTATTGGTACTGTACCTGTCGGAAGAGTGGAAACAGGTATATTGAAGGCTGGTATGGTCCTCAATTTCGCACCCTCCGCTGTTGTTTCTGAGTGTAAATCTGTTGAAATGCACAAGGAAGTTTTGGAAGAAGCCAGACCTGGTGACAATATCGGATTTAACGTGAAGAACGTTTCCGTTAAGGAAATCAAGAGAGGATATGTTGCTTCCGATACGAAGAACGAACCAGCCAAGGGATGCTCCAAGTTTACCGCTCAAGTCATTATTTTGAACCACCCTGGAGAAATCAAGAACGGATACAGCCCTGTCCTCGATTGCCACACTGCTCACATTTCTTGTAAATTCTTGAACATTGACTCTAAGATTGACAAGCGTTCAGGTAAAGTTGTTGAAGAAAATCCCAAATCCATTAAGTCTGGTGATTCTGCTTTAGTAAGTCTCGAGCCAAAGAAACCTATGGTTGTTGAGACCTTCACTGAGTACCCACCCTTAGGAAGATTTGCTATTCGAGATATGAGACAAACCATTGCTGTCGGTATTATTAAAGcagtggaaaagaaagagcCTGGTGCCGTGTCTGCCAAAAACCCAGccaagaaataa